In Ignavibacteriota bacterium, one genomic interval encodes:
- the smpB gene encoding SsrA-binding protein SmpB, translated as MKEETKNITVNRKARHDYAILQTLEAGIVLVGTEVKSCREHKASLVDCYAKIDSNGEVWLIGSNINVYTHGNRFNHDPIRDRKLLLSKSEIRKLDRQVKEKGNTLIALSLYFSKGKVKVELAVAKGKKSYDKREAIAKKDMQREAERKIKL; from the coding sequence ATGAAAGAAGAAACAAAGAATATTACAGTTAACAGAAAAGCACGGCATGATTATGCAATTCTCCAAACTTTGGAAGCCGGAATTGTATTAGTTGGTACTGAAGTTAAATCTTGCCGGGAGCACAAGGCAAGTTTGGTCGATTGTTATGCCAAAATTGACTCCAACGGTGAAGTTTGGTTGATTGGTTCAAATATTAATGTTTACACGCACGGAAACAGATTTAACCATGATCCAATACGGGATAGAAAGTTACTTCTTTCAAAAAGTGAAATACGAAAATTGGACAGACAAGTAAAAGAAAAAGGCAACACCTTAATTGCATTGAGTCTGTATTTTTCAAAGGGCAAAGTTAAAGTTGAACTTGCGGTTGCAAAGGGAAAGAAATCTTACGATAAACGAGAAGCAATTGCAAAAAAAGACATGCAGCGTGAAGCGGAAAGAAAAATTAAATTGTAA
- a CDS encoding tyrosine--tRNA ligase → MFLPVKEQLEIVKRGASEIIPEEELIQKLEKSRAENKPLKIKLGCDPTRPDLHIGHSVVLRKLAQFQKLGHTAILIIGDFTAMIGDPSGRNATRPPLTFEEAQENAKSYWHQAKKILDPEKTKIVNNSDWLGKMNFQDVIKLASKYTVARMLERDDFTKRFHGGIPISMHELLYPLAQAMDSVAIESDLELGGTDQKFNLLVGRDIQREYGVEAQAILTMPLLVGTDGTEKMSKSYGNYIGIDDTPQDIYGKTLSIPDELIYTYFELGTDISPQELNEIKSTLADSNNNPRNTKRALARKFVEMYHSLEAAQNAEAEFDKIFINKGVPDDIPELKISEKDVDIIDLIMKAELAPSRGEARRLVMQGGVSIDGNKIDDPKLLVNISDGSVLKVGKRKFVKLSF, encoded by the coding sequence ATGTTTTTACCCGTTAAAGAACAGTTAGAAATTGTTAAAAGAGGCGCTTCTGAAATTATCCCCGAAGAAGAATTAATTCAGAAATTAGAAAAATCAAGAGCAGAAAATAAACCGTTAAAAATTAAATTAGGCTGTGATCCGACCAGACCCGATTTACATATTGGACATTCAGTTGTATTGAGAAAATTAGCTCAATTTCAAAAACTTGGCCATACCGCAATTTTGATAATTGGTGATTTTACCGCAATGATTGGTGATCCATCTGGCAGAAACGCAACAAGACCGCCCTTAACATTTGAAGAAGCTCAGGAAAATGCCAAAAGTTATTGGCATCAGGCAAAAAAAATTCTTGATCCTGAAAAAACAAAAATTGTAAATAATTCCGACTGGTTAGGAAAAATGAATTTTCAGGATGTTATAAAATTAGCTTCAAAATATACGGTAGCACGAATGTTGGAAAGAGATGATTTTACAAAAAGATTTCACGGGGGAATACCTATAAGCATGCATGAATTACTTTATCCATTGGCTCAAGCAATGGATTCTGTTGCGATTGAAAGCGACCTAGAACTTGGAGGAACCGATCAGAAATTTAATTTGTTAGTGGGTCGTGATATACAACGTGAATACGGAGTTGAGGCTCAAGCAATTTTAACAATGCCGCTTTTAGTTGGCACAGACGGTACAGAAAAAATGAGCAAATCATACGGAAATTATATTGGTATAGATGATACGCCGCAAGATATTTACGGGAAAACTCTATCAATTCCGGATGAATTAATTTATACTTATTTTGAACTTGGAACAGATATTTCTCCTCAAGAATTAAATGAAATAAAAAGCACACTTGCTGATTCTAATAATAATCCAAGAAATACAAAAAGAGCTTTGGCAAGAAAATTTGTTGAGATGTATCATTCGTTGGAAGCCGCTCAAAACGCAGAAGCGGAGTTTGATAAAATATTTATAAATAAAGGCGTTCCGGATGATATTCCGGAATTGAAAATTTCTGAAAAAGATGTTGATATTATTGATCTAATTATGAAAGCTGAACTTGCTCCTTCACGCGGCGAAGCGAGAAGACTAGTAATGCAGGGAGGGGTTTCAATTGACGGAAATAAAATTGATGATCCAAAATTATTGGTTAATATTTCCGATGGAAGTGTTCTTAAAGTCGGGAAACGTAAATTTGTAAAATTATCATTTTAA
- a CDS encoding acyl-CoA carboxylase subunit beta — MIKIGEQKENLKDFFKREQYNKNILHKLNLIREKTELGGGKSSIDNHHKKGKLTARERIKLLIDDNSNFFELNTFCAHEIYEEFGGAPSSGTIFGIGKINEKNFLIVANDATVKAGAWFPITTKKNLRAQEIAVENHLPIIYLVDSAGVFLPLQDEIFPDKEHFGRIFRNNAKISSMGIPQISAIMGPCVAGGAYLPIMSDESFIVEGTGSVFLAGSHLVKAAIGEVIDNESLGGALVQTNISGVTDYISKNDEECLSQIRSITNKFAETPKANFNRIKPLNPHFDKNEIYGILPEAQLDQYDTYDLISRIVDNSEIDEYKAGFGKTIITAYARIDGWSVGIVANQRKIVKTEKGEMQIGGVIYSDSADKATRFIMNCNQRKIPLIFLQDVTGFMVGSKAEHGGIIKDGAKMVNAVANSVVPKITIIVGNSYGAGNYAMCGKAYDPRFIFAYPNAKISVMGGTQASNVLLDIKVKQMEKNGKKFSEADKINLLSEIQKSYDEKSTALYAAARLWVDEIIDPAETREYISKSIEIANNNPNLDKFNVGVIQT, encoded by the coding sequence ATGATAAAGATTGGTGAACAAAAAGAAAACCTTAAAGATTTTTTTAAACGAGAACAATACAACAAGAATATACTACATAAATTAAACTTAATTCGAGAAAAAACTGAATTAGGCGGCGGAAAATCTTCAATAGATAATCATCACAAAAAAGGTAAATTAACGGCGCGCGAAAGAATAAAATTATTGATTGATGATAATTCAAATTTCTTTGAGCTGAATACATTTTGCGCACATGAAATATACGAGGAATTTGGCGGAGCACCAAGCAGCGGAACAATTTTTGGAATTGGGAAAATAAATGAAAAAAACTTTTTAATTGTAGCAAACGACGCTACCGTTAAAGCAGGAGCATGGTTTCCAATCACAACAAAGAAAAACCTAAGAGCTCAAGAAATTGCGGTTGAAAATCATTTACCTATTATTTATTTAGTAGATAGCGCCGGCGTTTTCCTTCCTCTTCAGGATGAAATTTTTCCGGATAAAGAACATTTTGGCAGAATTTTTAGAAATAATGCGAAAATATCTTCGATGGGAATACCTCAAATTTCAGCAATAATGGGACCGTGTGTTGCAGGCGGAGCTTATTTGCCGATAATGAGCGATGAAAGTTTTATAGTTGAAGGAACTGGATCAGTATTCCTCGCCGGATCTCATTTGGTTAAAGCCGCAATTGGTGAAGTTATTGATAATGAAAGCCTTGGCGGTGCTTTGGTTCAAACAAATATTTCTGGAGTGACTGATTATATTTCAAAAAATGATGAAGAATGTTTAAGTCAAATTAGATCCATAACGAATAAATTTGCCGAAACTCCAAAGGCCAATTTTAACAGAATAAAACCGCTTAATCCACACTTTGATAAAAATGAAATATATGGAATATTGCCCGAAGCACAACTCGATCAGTATGATACTTATGATTTGATTTCAAGAATTGTAGATAATTCCGAAATTGATGAATATAAGGCCGGTTTTGGAAAAACAATAATTACAGCTTATGCAAGAATTGACGGATGGTCTGTTGGAATAGTAGCAAATCAAAGAAAAATTGTAAAGACCGAAAAAGGTGAAATGCAGATTGGCGGAGTAATTTATTCAGATTCTGCAGACAAAGCAACTCGGTTTATCATGAACTGTAATCAAAGAAAGATTCCGTTAATTTTTCTGCAAGATGTAACCGGATTTATGGTCGGTAGTAAAGCCGAACATGGAGGCATAATAAAAGACGGTGCAAAAATGGTAAACGCTGTCGCAAATTCCGTTGTTCCTAAAATCACAATTATTGTTGGAAATAGTTACGGCGCCGGAAATTATGCCATGTGCGGAAAAGCTTATGATCCAAGATTTATATTTGCGTATCCAAACGCAAAAATTTCTGTTATGGGCGGAACACAAGCAAGCAATGTTTTATTGGATATAAAAGTAAAACAAATGGAAAAAAACGGTAAAAAATTCAGTGAAGCTGATAAAATAAATTTGTTAAGTGAAATTCAAAAGTCTTATGATGAGAAAAGTACTGCGCTTTATGCGGCAGCCAGGCTTTGGGTTGATGAAATAATTGATCCGGCAGAGACGAGAGAGTACATTTCAAAATCAATTGAAATTGCAAATAATAATCCTAATTTAGATAAATTCAACGTCGGTGTAATACAAACATAA
- a CDS encoding DUF342 domain-containing protein, with protein MSIFNQKTTKQNLQKAELFVKPIDDEIAQKIPAFIPGSKIYLTRIEAPIEKLKVIKKTDPIFRYFVEEPEKPENENAQSNGSKIIFEINPDFHDDNSNIEQRGKDYIALEDGLFVIENHRPKIIPISLHGSAEVKISDDAMKVFVDIYPSVGDNPIPSLGDIVNKILSLGVTEEINNSLILEKLESVKVNKKKISNIFVAEGKYPVNGMDGWLENCTKNKEKMENLNCDEFHKINPVISVKDGETIAIIHPPTNGEDGINIFGKKVPPIAGKELKIKLGANIKFSEDDERKITASLDGFLDLKESSISITDTFTINGDIDFKSGNIISKGSLKVKGNVNNEFTLNLTKDIEIDGYVGDANIVAGENVIVHGGFLGKGNGIINAVGDVEVKFVENQKIFSRGSLTILKEALNAQLFVKSKITCKGNKTVIVGGHSIAGDFLDVYSLGNSSESETIVEVGFDYLKRNSIMDNKHKQTELRKKLEEVDKVLFEFAQMKRLNDQCKEKVKILVAEHKTYLAEIENIKQQNLKLTNEIYVPTSSKVSVNGMIYPGVKIGINGRFFEVKEPMRSKTFVLSADNEVIAV; from the coding sequence ATGTCTATATTTAATCAAAAAACAACAAAACAAAATCTTCAAAAAGCTGAACTTTTTGTAAAACCTATTGATGATGAAATAGCTCAAAAAATTCCAGCGTTTATTCCAGGTTCAAAAATATATTTAACCAGAATTGAAGCCCCGATTGAAAAATTAAAAGTTATAAAAAAAACTGATCCCATTTTCAGATACTTTGTCGAAGAACCGGAAAAACCGGAAAATGAAAATGCACAATCAAACGGATCAAAAATTATATTTGAAATTAACCCCGATTTTCATGACGATAATTCCAACATTGAGCAAAGAGGAAAAGATTACATCGCTTTAGAAGATGGATTATTTGTAATTGAAAACCATAGACCGAAAATTATCCCAATTAGTCTTCATGGTTCAGCTGAAGTTAAAATATCCGATGATGCGATGAAAGTCTTTGTTGATATTTATCCTTCAGTCGGCGATAATCCTATTCCCTCGCTTGGTGATATTGTTAATAAAATTCTAAGTTTAGGAGTAACGGAAGAAATCAACAATTCTTTAATCCTAGAAAAATTAGAAAGTGTTAAAGTAAACAAAAAAAAGATTTCCAATATTTTTGTCGCAGAAGGCAAATATCCAGTTAATGGAATGGACGGTTGGTTAGAAAATTGTACTAAGAATAAAGAAAAAATGGAAAACTTGAATTGTGATGAATTTCATAAAATAAATCCCGTGATTTCTGTAAAAGATGGTGAAACAATAGCAATAATTCATCCACCTACAAATGGAGAGGATGGAATAAATATTTTTGGGAAAAAAGTTCCGCCAATTGCAGGTAAGGAATTAAAAATTAAATTAGGTGCAAATATAAAATTTTCAGAAGATGATGAAAGAAAAATTACGGCTTCACTGGATGGATTTCTTGACTTGAAAGAATCATCTATTTCCATAACTGATACTTTCACCATAAATGGAGATATTGATTTTAAGTCAGGTAACATTATAAGCAAAGGATCATTAAAAGTAAAAGGAAACGTAAATAACGAGTTTACACTTAATCTAACAAAAGATATTGAAATAGACGGATACGTTGGAGACGCAAATATTGTAGCCGGAGAAAATGTAATTGTACACGGCGGATTTTTGGGTAAAGGAAATGGAATTATAAATGCCGTAGGCGATGTCGAGGTAAAATTTGTAGAAAATCAAAAAATTTTCTCAAGAGGTTCTTTAACAATATTGAAAGAAGCATTAAATGCACAGCTGTTTGTTAAATCAAAAATTACTTGCAAAGGAAATAAAACCGTAATTGTTGGAGGACATTCAATTGCCGGTGATTTTTTGGATGTGTATTCTCTTGGCAATTCTAGTGAATCAGAAACTATTGTGGAAGTTGGTTTTGATTATTTAAAAAGAAATTCAATAATGGATAATAAACATAAACAAACCGAGCTTAGAAAAAAGCTTGAAGAAGTTGACAAAGTATTATTTGAATTTGCTCAAATGAAAAGACTGAATGACCAATGCAAAGAAAAGGTTAAAATATTAGTAGCTGAACACAAAACTTATCTTGCTGAAATTGAAAATATAAAACAGCAGAATTTAAAATTGACTAATGAAATTTATGTTCCTACTTCTTCAAAAGTTTCTGTAAATGGAATGATTTATCCTGGTGTTAAAATTGGAATTAATGGTAGATTCTTTGAAGTAAAAGAACCTATGAGATCAAAAACATTTGTACTTTCGGCAGATAATGAGGTAATAGCTGTATAG
- a CDS encoding sensor histidine kinase: protein MKNLFVILLVITSIVISLFLSYLLYQEFEERTLLIYDEQQKIFLTQLSVSIENNFGEITKSLEYFSKKENIVDLNDGMKREFQNYYESHYNEIYGITRVSEFGKIIYTFPFIDSVINADVSAQEHNKKIMSNFKPVISEPFTSLQGNKTIAIAYPIFKNGKYKGSISLLIKFDNLIDNFVNPIIGLKDFTGVILSKNGEEIYFTKSNNSKNIDDNLIEIADIKRKINDLVNGDIQKFNFSIFTSKLSGIEKQYAFNKINLGNTFWIVGSSFDLINVLQINRSFALKLTLIFFTVVLFFSVLAYLFFKSERKNAKLLKNKDEKYKIELENIVEKRTNDLNNLNKSLEEDLQLRKQIEKQLISAIDKAEKSEKIKTDFLAQMSHEIRTPINTILSFSNLIKDEMIDKVSDELKYGFGGINRASKRLIRTIDLILNMADVQAGTHEYIPNKFDIAVLLRKILDEYKDQILEKELIIKFHNNVKSSELISDVYSVEQIFSNIIDNAVKFTAKGSIEIVIDKSENNFLFVSITDTGIGITEEYLPKIFNEFSQEDMGYTRKYEGNGLGLALVKKYCELNNAVITVISKKDFGSAFTVTFLKSELQKDMGKEKISV from the coding sequence ATGAAAAACTTATTTGTAATCTTATTAGTAATTACATCTATTGTTATTAGTTTATTTTTATCCTATTTACTTTATCAAGAGTTTGAAGAAAGAACTCTTTTGATTTATGATGAGCAACAGAAAATTTTTCTTACTCAATTATCCGTTTCAATAGAAAATAACTTCGGTGAAATTACCAAATCATTAGAATATTTTTCCAAAAAAGAAAATATCGTTGATTTAAACGATGGAATGAAAAGAGAATTTCAAAATTATTATGAATCTCATTATAATGAAATCTATGGAATTACTCGTGTTTCGGAATTTGGAAAAATAATATATACATTTCCTTTTATTGATTCAGTAATCAATGCGGATGTATCTGCGCAAGAGCATAACAAAAAAATTATGTCAAACTTCAAACCGGTAATCAGCGAACCTTTCACATCATTACAGGGTAACAAAACAATTGCAATTGCCTATCCTATTTTTAAAAACGGAAAATATAAAGGCTCAATTTCTCTGCTTATCAAATTTGATAATTTAATTGACAATTTTGTAAATCCAATAATTGGTTTGAAGGATTTTACAGGAGTTATTTTAAGTAAAAATGGTGAAGAAATTTATTTTACAAAAAGTAACAACTCAAAAAATATTGATGACAACTTAATTGAAATAGCAGATATAAAAAGAAAAATTAATGACTTGGTCAACGGCGATATTCAAAAATTTAATTTTTCAATCTTTACTTCAAAACTTAGTGGTATTGAAAAACAATATGCTTTTAATAAAATAAATTTAGGTAATACATTTTGGATTGTTGGATCATCATTCGATCTAATAAATGTTCTTCAAATTAACCGATCATTTGCTTTAAAATTAACATTGATTTTTTTTACAGTTGTTTTGTTTTTTTCAGTATTGGCTTACTTGTTTTTTAAATCCGAACGTAAAAATGCAAAACTACTTAAAAATAAAGATGAAAAATATAAGATTGAATTGGAAAATATTGTTGAAAAGAGAACAAACGATTTAAACAATTTAAATAAATCACTTGAAGAGGACTTGCAATTACGAAAGCAAATTGAAAAACAGCTGATCTCCGCAATTGATAAAGCTGAAAAATCCGAAAAAATTAAAACAGATTTTCTTGCTCAAATGTCACATGAAATAAGAACGCCTATTAACACAATTTTAAGTTTTTCTAATTTGATTAAAGACGAAATGATTGATAAAGTAAGTGATGAATTAAAATACGGTTTTGGCGGAATTAACAGAGCAAGTAAGAGATTAATACGAACAATAGATTTAATTTTGAATATGGCAGATGTTCAAGCGGGAACTCATGAATACATTCCGAACAAATTTGACATTGCAGTTTTACTTAGAAAAATTTTAGATGAATACAAAGATCAGATTTTGGAAAAAGAACTTATTATAAAATTCCACAATAATGTTAAAAGTTCTGAGTTAATATCGGATGTTTATTCTGTTGAACAAATATTTTCAAATATAATAGATAATGCCGTAAAATTTACGGCTAAAGGATCAATTGAAATTGTTATAGACAAAAGTGAAAATAATTTTTTATTTGTATCCATTACTGACACGGGGATAGGAATAACTGAAGAATATCTTCCAAAAATTTTCAATGAATTTTCGCAGGAAGATATGGGTTATACCAGAAAATATGAAGGAAACGGTTTGGGTTTGGCTTTAGTAAAAAAATATTGTGAATTAAACAATGCGGTTATAACAGTAATCAGCAAAAAAGATTTCGGCTCAGCTTTTACCGTTACTTTTTTAAAATCTGAATTGCAGAAAGATATGGGTAAAGAAAAAATATCGGTTTAA
- a CDS encoding acyl-CoA dehydrogenase family protein: MDFNLSEEQNLIRKTVREFAEQEIKPLAQELDENEKFSLKLTERMGEIGLFGMYLPEKYGGSGMDTTSYIIAVEELARIDGSQAATLAAHNSLGIGPIYYYGTENQKTKYLPKLCDGKALWSFGLTEPEAGSDSRGTKTTAKLTDGFWIVNGSKIFITNGSTEITAGSTVQTVTGEINGKKIFSTIIIENGTKGFTSNEMKRKMMWRASNTSELFFDDCRVPEENLLGEIGEGSHIMLSTLDNGRLSIAAMGLGLAQGAYEMALKYSNERKQFGRSISKFQIIAFKLADMALKIELGRNLLYKACWLKDSKKSFAKEAAMAKLYCSEIAKEVADEAVQIHGGYGLMKEYNIERFYRDQRLLQIGEGTSEIQRLIISRYIGC; encoded by the coding sequence ATGGATTTCAACCTAAGTGAAGAACAGAATCTAATAAGAAAGACCGTTCGGGAATTTGCCGAACAGGAAATAAAACCGCTTGCGCAAGAATTAGATGAAAATGAAAAGTTTTCTCTTAAGCTTACCGAAAGAATGGGTGAAATAGGATTATTCGGAATGTACCTTCCAGAAAAATACGGCGGAAGCGGAATGGATACAACTTCATATATAATTGCCGTTGAAGAATTAGCTCGCATCGACGGATCTCAAGCTGCAACTTTAGCAGCTCATAATTCATTAGGAATTGGACCTATTTATTATTATGGAACAGAAAATCAAAAGACAAAATATTTACCTAAATTGTGTGATGGAAAGGCTCTTTGGTCTTTTGGTTTAACAGAACCTGAAGCCGGATCAGATTCAAGAGGAACTAAAACAACAGCTAAATTGACTGATGGATTTTGGATAGTAAACGGCTCAAAAATTTTTATTACAAACGGCTCAACAGAAATTACTGCCGGTTCAACCGTTCAAACTGTAACCGGTGAAATAAATGGTAAAAAAATATTTTCAACAATTATAATTGAAAATGGAACGAAAGGTTTTACATCAAATGAAATGAAACGAAAAATGATGTGGAGAGCTTCTAACACTTCAGAATTATTTTTTGATGATTGCAGAGTTCCCGAAGAAAATCTTTTGGGCGAAATTGGAGAAGGTTCCCACATTATGCTCAGCACTTTAGATAACGGCAGATTATCTATTGCAGCAATGGGTTTAGGGCTTGCGCAAGGCGCGTATGAAATGGCTTTAAAATATTCTAATGAACGGAAACAGTTTGGACGATCAATTTCAAAGTTTCAAATTATTGCTTTTAAACTTGCGGATATGGCATTGAAAATTGAATTGGGAAGAAATTTGCTTTACAAAGCGTGTTGGTTAAAAGATTCAAAAAAATCTTTTGCAAAAGAAGCTGCCATGGCCAAACTTTATTGTTCTGAAATTGCAAAGGAAGTTGCGGATGAAGCCGTTCAGATTCATGGAGGTTACGGATTAATGAAAGAATATAACATAGAAAGATTTTATAGAGATCAGCGTTTGCTCCAAATTGGCGAAGGAACTTCAGAAATTCAAAGATTGATAATTTCTCGTTATATTGGCTGCTGA
- a CDS encoding class I SAM-dependent methyltransferase produces MSQKFDYITHYKIDAKEFDYFEERTGATEHDERRVHEFITSKIPNKIENILDVGCGSAWVAAKFSDKINVTSLDLSLENVTKAKLSYPNLKHTQIIADSLLLPFSDNSFDVVVASEIIEHIYYPEEFVNELFRVVKQNGKLIITTPYKEKLRYYLCIHCNKKTPVHAHIHSFDEKILLNFCTSANLKEIKWTTFGNKFLIFLRTYIILKYLPFPMWKFVDALFNKLKNLPVHIIVEYKKN; encoded by the coding sequence ATGAGTCAAAAATTTGATTATATAACTCACTATAAAATTGACGCTAAAGAATTTGATTATTTTGAAGAGAGGACAGGAGCAACCGAGCATGATGAAAGAAGAGTGCATGAATTTATTACTAGCAAAATACCAAATAAAATTGAAAACATTTTGGATGTAGGATGCGGTTCTGCTTGGGTTGCCGCAAAGTTCTCAGATAAAATAAATGTAACTTCGCTTGATTTAAGTCTGGAAAATGTGACAAAAGCAAAGTTGAGTTATCCGAACCTAAAACATACGCAAATTATAGCCGATTCATTATTACTTCCATTTTCAGATAACAGTTTTGACGTTGTTGTTGCTTCGGAAATAATTGAACATATTTATTACCCCGAAGAATTTGTAAATGAACTTTTTAGAGTTGTAAAACAAAACGGAAAACTAATTATAACAACACCTTATAAAGAAAAATTGAGATATTATTTATGTATTCATTGTAATAAAAAAACTCCGGTTCACGCACATATTCACTCATTTGACGAAAAAATTTTACTAAATTTTTGTACATCTGCAAATCTAAAAGAAATAAAATGGACCACTTTTGGAAACAAATTTTTGATTTTTCTGCGGACTTATATCATTCTTAAATATTTACCGTTTCCGATGTGGAAATTTGTTGACGCACTTTTTAATAAATTAAAAAACTTGCCTGTTCACATTATTGTAGAATATAAAAAAAATTAA
- a CDS encoding sigma-54-dependent Fis family transcriptional regulator — MKSILIIDDEKQICESISMILEYENYSVDFTTDVKSGLKKLEYNNYDALLLDIQMPEMTGFEVLNWIKENEINISTIIISAHGNLENAVKATKLGAFDFIEKPIEREKLLISIRNAASKTNLIKENKKLKENLSQEEIIIGESQQIKSVISIIERVAKTESRVLITGENGTGKELVAKAIHNKSERSLNELVEVNCAAIPNELIESELFGHEKGSFTGAVQKRIGKFELADGGTLFLDEIGDMSLQAQAKVLRAIEDGVIERVGGNSKINVNVRIISATNKDLKNEIKEGNFREDLFHRLNVIPIIVPSLRERKEDIPLLVKYFTEKICKQNKFPLKNFSENAIETLKNYDWSGNVRELRNIIERIIIMISSTTISKDEVLSLLPNVEKKSEDFIDISNSFQEFKEKAEKIFILKQLELNNWNISKTAEILDIQRSHLYNKMKKYGINKD, encoded by the coding sequence ATGAAATCCATACTAATTATTGACGATGAAAAGCAAATTTGCGAAAGCATTAGCATGATTCTTGAATATGAAAATTATTCAGTTGATTTTACCACAGACGTAAAATCCGGATTAAAAAAATTAGAGTACAATAATTATGATGCATTGCTTCTTGATATTCAAATGCCTGAAATGACTGGATTTGAAGTCCTGAATTGGATAAAGGAAAACGAAATTAATATCAGTACAATAATAATTTCCGCACATGGAAATTTAGAAAACGCGGTTAAAGCAACAAAACTTGGAGCATTTGATTTTATAGAAAAACCCATTGAAAGAGAAAAACTCTTGATTAGTATTCGAAATGCCGCAAGTAAAACAAATCTGATTAAGGAAAATAAAAAATTAAAAGAAAATTTATCTCAAGAAGAAATCATAATCGGTGAAAGTCAGCAAATTAAATCTGTAATTTCAATAATTGAAAGAGTAGCAAAAACCGAATCACGAGTTTTAATTACAGGTGAAAACGGAACCGGAAAAGAATTAGTTGCGAAAGCGATCCATAATAAAAGTGAAAGATCGTTAAATGAATTAGTTGAAGTAAATTGTGCTGCGATTCCAAATGAATTAATTGAATCAGAACTATTCGGACATGAAAAAGGCTCATTTACCGGAGCAGTTCAAAAAAGAATAGGTAAATTTGAATTAGCGGACGGAGGCACGTTATTTTTAGATGAAATAGGCGATATGAGTTTACAGGCTCAAGCAAAAGTTTTACGGGCAATTGAAGATGGAGTTATTGAGAGAGTCGGTGGAAATTCAAAAATAAATGTTAATGTAAGGATAATTTCAGCTACAAATAAGGATTTAAAGAACGAAATTAAAGAAGGAAATTTTAGAGAAGATCTGTTTCATCGTCTAAACGTAATTCCTATAATTGTTCCTTCGCTTCGTGAAAGAAAAGAAGATATTCCACTTTTGGTAAAATATTTTACCGAAAAAATCTGCAAACAAAATAAATTCCCTTTGAAGAATTTTTCCGAAAACGCAATTGAAACTCTTAAGAATTATGATTGGTCCGGAAATGTTAGAGAACTAAGAAACATAATTGAACGAATAATTATTATGATATCATCGACAACAATTTCCAAAGATGAGGTACTTTCTCTGCTTCCGAATGTTGAAAAAAAATCTGAGGATTTTATTGACATTAGTAATTCATTCCAAGAATTTAAAGAAAAGGCAGAAAAAATATTTATCTTAAAGCAGTTGGAATTAAATAATTGGAATATAAGTAAAACCGCTGAGATCTTGGATATTCAGCGAAGCCATCTTTATAATAAAATGAAAAAGTACGGCATAAATAAAGATTAA
- a CDS encoding histidine triad nucleotide-binding protein, translating to MGTIFTKIINREIPANIVYETENILAFRDINPQAPVHILIIPKIEIPKITDIKGMEHSNLLGEMYDAANAIAKNEGISEDGFRLVFNCGNNGGQEVYHIHMHLLGGRKMNWPPG from the coding sequence ATGGGCACAATATTTACAAAAATCATTAACCGAGAAATTCCCGCTAATATTGTTTATGAAACAGAAAATATTCTGGCTTTTAGAGATATAAACCCGCAAGCTCCTGTTCATATTTTGATAATACCAAAAATAGAAATTCCAAAAATCACCGATATTAAAGGAATGGAGCATTCTAATTTATTAGGTGAAATGTATGATGCCGCAAATGCTATCGCAAAAAATGAAGGCATTTCTGAAGATGGATTTAGATTAGTTTTTAATTGCGGTAATAACGGTGGACAGGAAGTTTATCATATTCACATGCATTTGCTCGGCGGAAGGAAAATGAATTGGCCTCCAGGTTAA